Proteins encoded in a region of the Novibacillus thermophilus genome:
- a CDS encoding M42 family metallopeptidase, protein MDQELTILKELTEADGAPGFEGEVRDVMKRHIESVTTEIYTDHLGGIVGKLGESGPKVLLAGHLDEVAFMVSKMMDNGFLRLQPLGGWWGHVMLSQRVKIKGRDRDVIGVIGSKPPHVLPPDARSQVVKTEHMFIDIGVGSREEAENAGVQVGDPVIPICPFEEMANPKYLLGKAMDNRTGCYMALQLLKQLKDQPTPNQIYAGATVQEEVGLRGATTLVRTVQPDIAIALDVGIAEDTPGMESESKIALGKGPLITFYDATIIPHRTLRDRIVQIAREQHIPYQVELMGGGGTDAGKFHLYGEGVPSIVIGVPSRYIHSHVSVVHRDDLENGIKLVKAFLQQLDEEMLKEIVHGISSE, encoded by the coding sequence AGCCGACGGCGCCCCCGGGTTTGAAGGGGAAGTGCGCGATGTGATGAAACGCCACATAGAGAGCGTGACGACAGAAATTTACACTGACCATCTGGGAGGGATTGTCGGGAAATTAGGGGAGTCCGGACCGAAAGTGCTCTTGGCCGGACACTTGGATGAAGTCGCCTTCATGGTGTCGAAAATGATGGATAACGGGTTTTTGCGCTTGCAACCCCTTGGCGGATGGTGGGGTCACGTCATGTTGTCACAGCGGGTGAAAATTAAAGGGCGCGACCGGGACGTCATCGGGGTAATCGGTTCGAAACCGCCCCACGTTTTGCCCCCCGATGCAAGGAGCCAAGTTGTCAAGACCGAACACATGTTTATCGACATCGGGGTTGGAAGCCGGGAGGAGGCCGAAAACGCCGGTGTACAAGTGGGCGATCCGGTCATCCCCATTTGTCCGTTTGAGGAAATGGCCAACCCGAAGTATTTACTCGGGAAAGCGATGGACAACCGCACCGGCTGTTATATGGCCCTTCAACTCCTCAAGCAATTGAAGGACCAGCCGACGCCGAATCAAATTTATGCCGGTGCCACTGTGCAGGAGGAGGTCGGACTGCGGGGAGCGACGACTCTGGTGCGGACCGTCCAGCCAGATATAGCCATTGCCCTCGACGTTGGCATCGCGGAAGATACACCGGGCATGGAATCCGAGTCCAAAATTGCGTTGGGAAAGGGTCCGCTCATCACCTTTTATGACGCTACCATCATCCCGCACCGCACACTCCGCGACCGGATTGTCCAAATTGCGCGCGAGCAGCACATCCCGTACCAAGTGGAACTGATGGGCGGCGGCGGGACAGACGCCGGGAAATTCCACCTTTACGGCGAAGGGGTCCCGTCCATCGTCATCGGCGTCCCTTCCCGTTACATCCACAGCCACGTCTCCGTCGTGCACCGCGACGATTTGGAAAACGGGATTAAGTTAGTGAAAGCTTTCTTGCAACAACTGGATGAAGAAATGCTCAAAGAGATTGTACACGGTATATCTTCAGAGTGA
- a CDS encoding sigma-54 interaction domain-containing protein has translation MTLHLGERTVYYLKALLETSRDAIAVINREGEVLFWNKGAERTYNIRHDEIVGKKIKHFFREEDLKVLQMLETEQPVRDVYHRPRPDKHVMINSSPVYDAEGRLIGALSIEQDITHTVKLNEELSVASSELHQLKHQVYRKQLDSPFSKIKGKSAAIQQTVQLAMKAAKTDATVLIFGESGVGKELFAQAIHETSLRNEKPFIPINCGAIPHALFESELFGYERGAYTGAAKEGKPGKIELADGGTLFLDEIGELPLEMQVKLLRVLQENEVYRIGGTTPKRVNVRVIAATNRNLEKMVEEGSFRSDLFYRLNVVSLPIPSLRERIEDIPELVRFFLHELSIKYQKPMPSISADAMHVFLEYDWPGNIRELRNIVERVMILAEGGEIKPSELRHFFPKRMAVKKSKGEASLAEEKTMLEKERIEAALKKTYGNKSAAAKMLGISRATLYQKIKKYGIAVEKP, from the coding sequence GTGACATTACACCTCGGTGAACGAACTGTTTATTATTTAAAAGCCTTGCTTGAGACGAGCCGTGACGCCATTGCCGTCATCAACCGGGAAGGGGAGGTCCTTTTTTGGAACAAGGGGGCCGAACGGACCTACAACATTCGCCACGATGAGATCGTCGGCAAAAAAATTAAGCATTTTTTCCGCGAAGAAGACTTAAAAGTGCTGCAGATGCTCGAGACGGAGCAGCCCGTGCGCGATGTGTACCACCGCCCCCGTCCGGACAAACACGTCATGATTAATTCGTCACCGGTCTACGATGCAGAGGGCCGCCTCATCGGTGCCCTTTCCATCGAACAGGACATTACCCACACCGTCAAGTTGAATGAAGAGCTGTCTGTGGCGTCGTCGGAACTGCATCAGCTCAAACACCAAGTTTACCGCAAACAGTTGGATAGCCCCTTTTCCAAAATTAAAGGCAAAAGCGCCGCCATTCAGCAGACGGTACAGTTGGCGATGAAAGCGGCCAAAACGGACGCGACAGTCCTCATCTTCGGAGAGAGCGGCGTGGGCAAAGAGCTGTTCGCCCAGGCGATCCACGAGACGAGTTTGCGTAACGAGAAACCGTTCATTCCCATTAACTGCGGCGCCATCCCTCACGCGCTGTTTGAAAGCGAGTTGTTCGGATATGAACGGGGTGCGTACACAGGGGCGGCGAAAGAAGGAAAGCCAGGAAAAATTGAACTGGCAGACGGGGGGACGTTGTTTTTGGACGAGATTGGTGAACTCCCCCTCGAGATGCAAGTGAAGCTGTTACGGGTGTTACAGGAAAACGAAGTGTACCGCATCGGCGGGACAACTCCTAAACGGGTCAACGTGCGCGTGATTGCCGCGACGAACCGCAACTTGGAGAAAATGGTGGAGGAAGGATCTTTCCGATCAGATTTATTTTACCGCTTAAACGTCGTGTCTCTCCCGATTCCTTCTCTACGGGAACGCATCGAAGATATTCCCGAACTCGTTCGCTTTTTTTTGCACGAGCTCTCCATTAAATACCAAAAACCGATGCCTTCAATCTCAGCAGACGCGATGCACGTCTTCCTGGAATACGACTGGCCGGGAAACATTCGGGAATTGCGCAATATTGTGGAACGGGTGATGATTTTGGCAGAGGGCGGTGAGATCAAACCGAGCGAATTGCGTCACTTTTTCCCTAAAAGGATGGCGGTGAAAAAATCCAAAGGGGAAGCGTCACTGGCCGAGGAAAAGACGATGCTGGAAAAAGAACGCATCGAAGCGGCACTGAAAAAAACGTACGGGAACAAAAGTGCCGCCGCCAAAATGCTCGGTATTTCCCGGGCAACACTGTACCAAAAGATAAAAAAGTACGGGATTGCAGTGGAAAAACCGTAG
- a CDS encoding proline dehydrogenase family protein, with protein MEKVLRNFFLYLANHQRLNQLAKKHGLRFGGRRFVAGETLAEGIDVIKALNRQGMMATLDHLGEFVDSEEEANAMAEHCIEAIESIAKEKVDANLSLKLTSMGLDIAYDLCLHNMERILEVARKYRLFVRIDMEDYAHLENTFAIFHDLRERYDNFGLVIQAYLYRSVDDVKALAEWKTNLRLVKGAYKESPEVAFPDKKDVDENYKKIIQLQLESGNYAAVATHDENMIAFTKRLVKERDIPLDRFEFQMLYGIRPELQKQLVREGYRVRIYVPYGNDWFGYNMRRLAERPANVAFVLKGIVKR; from the coding sequence ATGGAAAAAGTTTTGAGAAATTTCTTCTTATACTTGGCGAATCATCAAAGGTTAAACCAGTTGGCCAAAAAGCACGGCCTTCGTTTTGGAGGGAGGCGATTTGTGGCCGGTGAGACACTCGCAGAGGGCATCGACGTGATTAAAGCGTTAAACAGACAAGGAATGATGGCCACCCTCGACCACCTCGGCGAGTTTGTGGACAGTGAGGAAGAAGCGAACGCCATGGCCGAGCACTGTATAGAGGCCATCGAATCCATCGCAAAGGAAAAGGTGGATGCGAACCTGTCGCTAAAGCTTACCTCAATGGGCTTGGACATTGCATACGACCTGTGTTTGCACAACATGGAGCGCATCCTGGAAGTCGCCCGGAAATACCGTCTCTTCGTGCGCATCGATATGGAAGACTACGCCCATTTGGAGAATACGTTTGCGATTTTTCACGACTTGCGGGAACGGTACGACAACTTCGGGTTGGTCATCCAGGCGTATTTGTACCGCAGTGTGGACGATGTGAAGGCGTTAGCCGAATGGAAGACGAATCTGCGCTTAGTGAAAGGCGCTTACAAAGAATCGCCGGAGGTGGCCTTTCCAGACAAAAAAGATGTGGACGAGAACTACAAGAAGATCATTCAACTGCAGTTGGAAAGCGGTAACTACGCCGCCGTCGCCACCCATGACGAGAACATGATCGCTTTTACGAAACGACTGGTCAAAGAACGGGACATTCCGTTGGACCGATTTGAATTTCAAATGTTGTACGGCATCCGGCCTGAACTGCAAAAACAGCTGGTGCGAGAAGGGTATCGCGTCCGCATTTACGTCCCTTACGGGAATGACTGGTTTGGCTACAACATGCGGCGCTTAGCCGAGCGACCGGCCAATGTCGCGTTTGTCTTGAAAGGCATCGTCAAACGTTAA
- the pruA gene encoding L-glutamate gamma-semialdehyde dehydrogenase: MVTPYRHEPFTDFTVEENRAAFQAALNQVEAELGQHHDLLVGGERIKTDETIVSINPANKEQVIGTVSKANRDIAEKAINAADEAFEQWREWDPEARAGLLFRAAAIVRRRRHEFAAYLVKEAGKPWKEADADVAEGIDFMEYYGRQMIELKDGKSVNSRPIEHNRYFYQPMGVTITISPWNFAFAIMCGTTVAPLVTGNTVLLKPASATPVVAAKFVEVLQEAGVPDGVINYIPGSGSEVGDFLVDHPKTKLITFTGSRDVGIRIWERAAKVHPGQTHLKRVIAEMGGKDTVVVDRDADLDLAAREIIVSAFGFSGQKCSAGSRAVVHQDVYDDVLEKVVHLTNDLTVGDPASPDTYMGPVIDQAAFDKIMGYIEIGKTEGKLMAGGIGDDTKGYFIRPTVIADVDPEARIMQEEIFGPVVAFGKARDFDHALEIANNTEYGLTGALITNNRAHMERARHDFHVGNLYFNRNCTGAIVGYQPFGGFKMSGTDSKAGGPDYLLLHMQAKTVSEMF; this comes from the coding sequence ATGGTCACACCTTACCGTCATGAACCGTTTACCGACTTTACAGTGGAAGAGAACCGTGCGGCGTTCCAAGCCGCCCTGAACCAAGTGGAAGCCGAACTGGGCCAACATCATGATCTCCTCGTCGGCGGGGAACGCATCAAAACCGACGAGACCATCGTCTCCATCAACCCCGCGAACAAAGAACAAGTCATCGGCACCGTCTCCAAAGCGAACCGGGACATCGCCGAAAAAGCGATCAACGCCGCCGACGAAGCGTTTGAACAGTGGCGCGAGTGGGACCCGGAAGCCCGGGCCGGCCTCTTGTTCCGCGCCGCGGCCATCGTCCGCCGCCGGCGGCACGAATTTGCTGCGTACCTCGTCAAAGAAGCGGGCAAACCGTGGAAAGAAGCCGACGCTGACGTAGCTGAAGGGATCGACTTCATGGAGTACTACGGCCGGCAAATGATCGAACTGAAAGACGGCAAATCCGTGAACAGCCGCCCCATCGAACACAACCGCTACTTTTACCAGCCGATGGGCGTGACGATTACCATCTCGCCGTGGAACTTCGCCTTCGCCATCATGTGCGGCACCACCGTCGCTCCCCTCGTCACCGGGAACACCGTCCTGCTGAAACCGGCGAGCGCCACCCCTGTTGTCGCCGCCAAATTCGTCGAAGTGCTGCAAGAAGCAGGCGTGCCGGACGGCGTCATCAACTATATCCCGGGAAGCGGATCTGAAGTGGGCGACTTCCTCGTCGACCATCCGAAAACGAAACTGATCACCTTCACCGGGTCGCGGGACGTCGGGATACGCATCTGGGAGCGGGCGGCGAAAGTCCACCCGGGGCAGACCCACCTAAAGCGCGTCATCGCCGAAATGGGGGGCAAAGACACCGTCGTCGTCGACCGAGACGCCGACCTCGACCTGGCGGCGAGAGAGATCATCGTCTCCGCCTTCGGCTTCTCCGGACAGAAGTGTTCCGCCGGTTCCCGGGCCGTCGTGCATCAAGACGTGTACGACGACGTGTTGGAGAAAGTCGTGCACCTGACGAACGACCTCACCGTCGGCGATCCGGCCTCCCCGGACACCTACATGGGACCCGTCATCGACCAGGCCGCCTTTGACAAAATCATGGGCTACATCGAGATCGGCAAAACAGAAGGGAAACTGATGGCCGGGGGGATTGGAGACGACACGAAAGGGTACTTCATCCGGCCGACCGTCATTGCCGATGTGGACCCGGAAGCGCGCATCATGCAAGAAGAAATCTTCGGCCCCGTTGTCGCCTTCGGCAAAGCGCGGGACTTCGACCACGCCTTAGAGATCGCCAACAACACCGAATACGGATTGACGGGAGCCCTCATCACGAACAACCGGGCCCACATGGAGCGGGCAAGACACGACTTCCACGTCGGCAACTTGTACTTCAACCGCAACTGCACCGGCGCCATCGTCGGGTACCAGCCGTTCGGCGGGTTTAAAATGTCGGGGACCGATTCTAAGGCGGGCGGACCGGATTACCTGCTCCTGCACATGCAGGCGAAGACAGTGTCGGAGATGTTTTAG
- a CDS encoding sodium:solute symporter family protein: MGNTIHIVVIVIYLALMILLGIYFSKREVKTTEDFMVAGRRLPLIVLISTLLATWVGSGTVVGGASFIYQYGPFAGIFNLIGGPIGVIVLYFIADKARLLKKYTVPEMLEIRYGSSTRLVASIFILLAYVGITAYQFTGGAYVLNITTGLPVEIGTIVIGVLVIFLATTGGLFSVAYTDFISSLLIVFGFFLGLPFVLSAVGGFSGMSAELPAHTLTMTGGLTVPQLIGYFLPLFLLILGDQNMYQRFSAAKNANTAKKSAVGFFLGNLLVVSLTIILATAAIVLYPTINPDTAILQIGASGVPIPVGGIILSAAVAFIITTGNSYLLSASSNLVYDLYARYSEKKLSDVKLLKFNRFVVVILGVLAYVS; the protein is encoded by the coding sequence TTGGGAAATACTATTCATATTGTCGTCATCGTGATTTATTTAGCGTTAATGATTCTATTAGGTATTTACTTTTCTAAACGTGAGGTTAAAACAACCGAAGATTTCATGGTAGCAGGGAGACGATTACCATTAATAGTTCTTATCAGTACATTATTGGCAACTTGGGTTGGTTCAGGAACTGTTGTGGGAGGCGCAAGCTTTATTTATCAGTATGGTCCATTTGCGGGCATTTTTAACTTAATAGGTGGGCCGATTGGTGTAATTGTTCTTTACTTTATTGCAGATAAAGCTAGACTTTTGAAGAAATACACAGTTCCTGAGATGCTAGAAATTCGCTATGGAAGCAGCACTCGATTAGTCGCTTCAATTTTTATTTTATTAGCATACGTAGGAATTACCGCTTATCAATTTACGGGGGGAGCGTATGTTTTAAATATAACGACCGGTTTACCAGTAGAAATTGGAACAATCGTGATAGGTGTACTTGTCATTTTTTTAGCAACGACTGGTGGACTGTTTTCGGTTGCTTACACTGACTTTATAAGTTCTTTATTAATCGTTTTTGGCTTTTTTCTCGGGTTACCGTTTGTCCTGTCAGCTGTAGGAGGTTTTTCAGGAATGTCTGCTGAATTACCTGCTCATACCTTAACAATGACTGGGGGATTAACGGTACCACAATTAATCGGTTATTTTTTACCTCTGTTTTTACTAATACTGGGTGACCAAAATATGTATCAAAGATTTTCAGCTGCTAAAAATGCTAATACCGCCAAGAAGTCAGCTGTTGGTTTTTTTCTTGGTAATCTTTTGGTTGTCTCATTAACCATTATTTTAGCTACAGCAGCGATCGTCCTTTATCCGACCATTAATCCTGATACTGCTATTCTCCAAATTGGAGCAAGCGGTGTACCAATTCCAGTTGGTGGGATAATTTTATCTGCAGCTGTTGCTTTTATAATTACAACAGGTAATTCCTATTTGTTATCAGCTTCCAGTAACCTTGTTTATGACCTGTATGCTCGCTACAGTGAAAAGAAATTGTCAGATGTTAAATTATTGAAATTTAATCGCTTTGTAGTGGTAATTCTTGGGGTATTGGCATACGTTAGTTAA
- a CDS encoding IS256 family transposase, producing the protein MAQYQITVDQELLQQLFLGHSKDAGVAKLLESVLNQILQAQVTEQLAAERYERTDSRQGYRNGSYPHQLTTRVGTITLRVPRIRNGQFSTELFARYQRSEQALVLALMEMVVNGVSTRKVTQITEELCGTHFSKSTVSDLCKRLDPIVEAWNYRPLSDRRFPFVLVDALSLKVREDGRVRSRGVMIGIGVNTDGYREVLGIMTGDTESEASWSEFFSWLKQRGLGGVDLITSDDHGGLVRAIRHHFQGVTWQRCQTHLMRNILDATPKALRDEVHRHVRGILDAADIETARMLLNETLKVFEEKAPKAMRILENGFDDATAVLAFPEKYRKRLRTTNSVERLNEEIRRRERVIRIFPNRQSVIRLLGALLMEQDEKWASGRKYLDMEDYFTWRKSHSAKTHSKVTRIM; encoded by the coding sequence ATGGCTCAATACCAGATTACCGTAGATCAAGAACTTTTGCAGCAACTTTTTTTAGGACATTCAAAAGACGCTGGTGTAGCGAAATTACTGGAATCGGTATTAAACCAAATTCTCCAAGCGCAGGTGACCGAACAGCTGGCAGCTGAACGCTATGAACGCACGGATTCCCGTCAAGGCTATCGCAATGGATCCTATCCTCATCAATTAACCACTCGGGTGGGGACCATTACGTTACGTGTTCCACGGATTCGAAACGGTCAGTTCTCCACTGAACTGTTTGCCCGTTACCAACGGAGCGAGCAAGCTTTGGTGTTGGCTTTGATGGAAATGGTCGTAAATGGGGTTTCCACACGTAAAGTGACTCAGATTACCGAAGAGCTTTGCGGCACTCATTTTTCCAAGTCCACCGTTTCAGACCTGTGCAAAAGGCTTGATCCTATTGTGGAGGCTTGGAATTATCGTCCGCTTTCAGACCGCCGGTTCCCGTTTGTGCTGGTGGATGCCTTGTCCCTCAAAGTCCGTGAGGATGGCCGGGTACGGTCCAGAGGAGTGATGATAGGAATCGGTGTCAACACAGACGGTTACCGGGAAGTCTTGGGGATCATGACCGGTGACACGGAATCGGAAGCCAGCTGGAGCGAATTTTTCAGTTGGTTAAAACAACGTGGTCTTGGTGGTGTCGATTTGATCACCTCTGATGACCATGGCGGTTTAGTCCGTGCCATTCGTCACCATTTCCAAGGGGTCACCTGGCAACGCTGTCAAACCCATTTGATGCGTAATATTCTGGATGCCACACCAAAAGCGCTGAGAGACGAAGTTCATCGCCATGTCCGTGGCATCCTGGATGCAGCGGATATCGAAACAGCCAGAATGCTTTTGAACGAAACGCTGAAAGTCTTTGAAGAGAAAGCGCCTAAAGCCATGCGTATTTTGGAAAACGGGTTTGATGATGCCACCGCCGTTTTGGCTTTCCCTGAGAAGTACCGTAAGCGACTGCGTACCACCAACAGCGTCGAGCGGTTGAACGAAGAAATCCGCAGACGGGAACGTGTGATTCGCATTTTTCCCAACCGCCAATCGGTGATTCGTCTGTTGGGGGCCTTACTCATGGAACAGGATGAGAAGTGGGCCAGTGGTCGGAAATACCTCGATATGGAAGATTACTTCACCTGGCGCAAAAGCCATTCAGCAAAAACACATAGTAAGGTGACACGCATCATGTAG
- a CDS encoding M24 family metallopeptidase — protein sequence MHIEQRITSLREIMEHKGISVSVIFNPDHQFYLSGFKALLYSRPIVMLVDEEKTRLIVPGLEEIHAREDAIVDEVQVYYEHPEMAEKGTNYKEIIKNILSKYPDGSKIGIDTSFTPTDVTVYFKDLGYKIVDIGRNIVEMRYVKDQEEIRLMEEAGRLVNLAVSETLQSCRPGMTEIEIDSRGNAALFSETAKNHPNATLDLVVMSPSGIERSVMPHVFSNTRTLQRGDVVIHSRQVGLNGYRAELERTFFIGEPSEKQKKAFEAARLAQEVALDFIKPGVTAAEVDNVARQVIEKEGYSEYFIHRVGHGIGVSAHEEPYLRFDNNLVLEEGMAFSIEPGIYIPGVGGFRHSDTVVLTSNGHKCITDYPRDLNSLIFE from the coding sequence ATGCATATTGAACAGCGTATAACTTCACTCAGGGAAATCATGGAACATAAAGGAATCAGTGTTTCTGTAATATTTAACCCGGATCACCAGTTTTATTTGAGTGGGTTTAAAGCACTATTATATTCACGGCCTATAGTCATGTTAGTCGATGAGGAAAAAACGAGATTGATTGTACCTGGACTTGAGGAAATTCATGCGCGAGAGGATGCAATCGTTGACGAAGTCCAGGTATATTATGAACATCCTGAAATGGCTGAGAAAGGAACAAATTATAAAGAGATAATTAAAAACATTTTGTCAAAATATCCTGATGGTTCTAAAATAGGTATTGATACTTCATTCACTCCTACAGATGTAACGGTTTACTTTAAGGATTTAGGGTATAAGATTGTTGACATTGGTAGAAATATTGTTGAAATGCGATATGTTAAAGATCAAGAAGAGATTAGATTGATGGAGGAAGCAGGGCGATTAGTAAATTTGGCTGTTAGTGAAACATTACAATCATGCCGTCCAGGAATGACCGAAATAGAGATTGACTCTCGTGGCAACGCTGCACTATTTTCTGAAACAGCGAAGAATCATCCTAATGCAACACTTGATTTAGTCGTTATGTCTCCCTCTGGAATCGAACGAAGTGTTATGCCACATGTTTTTTCAAATACGCGCACCTTGCAAAGAGGGGACGTTGTTATCCATAGTAGACAGGTTGGACTTAATGGTTACCGTGCCGAACTAGAAAGAACATTTTTTATAGGAGAACCTAGTGAAAAACAAAAGAAAGCATTTGAAGCTGCACGGCTAGCTCAAGAAGTAGCACTCGATTTTATCAAGCCTGGCGTGACTGCTGCTGAAGTGGATAACGTTGCACGACAAGTTATTGAAAAGGAAGGTTACTCAGAATATTTTATTCATAGGGTAGGGCATGGTATTGGTGTTTCTGCGCATGAGGAACCGTACTTACGATTTGACAATAATCTGGTTCTTGAAGAAGGAATGGCCTTTTCAATAGAACCGGGAATATATATCCCAGGGGTAGGAGGTTTTCGTCACTCCGACACTGTCGTACTGACTTCAAATGGTCACAAGTGTATAACAGATTATCCGCGAGATTTGAATTCATTAATATTTGAATAA
- a CDS encoding metal-dependent hydrolase family protein, translating into MQKIVTNVNVLYGDELEVKQDYAVWIKDNKFYKVLPMDQIPNSLPVVDAGGSYLIPGLIDLHVHIMWDGSMDPVATTEKESYEQMIIRAVATCQNYIQKGITTVRDVGSINDIALHVAKSIEQRLIKGPRLIASGKTLTMTGGHDPFWARFCDGPIEVLKATREQIYKNAQVIKVSATGGVYGRTEGESVGSVELNYDELKVICDEAHKFGLKVAAHAIGREGILNALRAGIDTIEHGHFLDEELVKMMEKRGTAWVPTLYVYQQIATINGIPSYARQKAKEIVKIHQTAFKSFFYRSVLIGAGSDAGSPATPHPSLIKELLTMNKLVSNPKDVLKTATINAGKIIGKKVGKVQEGYLADFVLVEGNPLQNLKSLYNVNRVFLGGNEVS; encoded by the coding sequence TTGCAAAAAATTGTAACGAATGTCAATGTCCTTTACGGAGATGAGCTAGAAGTTAAGCAGGATTACGCTGTATGGATTAAAGACAATAAATTTTATAAAGTACTGCCGATGGACCAAATACCAAATAGTCTTCCAGTTGTTGATGCTGGCGGGAGCTATTTAATCCCTGGTTTGATCGATCTTCATGTCCACATTATGTGGGATGGATCTATGGACCCTGTAGCAACTACGGAAAAAGAAAGCTATGAACAAATGATCATTCGAGCGGTGGCAACCTGTCAAAATTACATCCAAAAAGGGATAACTACTGTTCGAGATGTTGGCTCCATAAATGATATTGCATTACATGTTGCAAAAAGTATAGAGCAAAGACTTATTAAAGGACCAAGATTGATTGCAAGCGGTAAAACGTTGACTATGACTGGTGGACATGATCCTTTTTGGGCAAGGTTTTGTGATGGTCCGATAGAAGTTTTGAAGGCAACACGTGAGCAAATCTATAAAAATGCTCAAGTCATAAAAGTAAGCGCCACCGGGGGTGTTTATGGGAGAACAGAAGGCGAATCAGTTGGGAGTGTTGAGCTAAATTATGATGAACTAAAAGTCATATGTGATGAAGCTCACAAATTTGGTCTTAAAGTTGCAGCTCATGCCATTGGAAGAGAAGGGATATTAAATGCTTTAAGAGCCGGAATTGATACGATCGAACACGGGCATTTTCTGGACGAAGAACTGGTAAAAATGATGGAGAAAAGAGGGACCGCTTGGGTACCGACACTATATGTATATCAACAAATCGCGACTATTAATGGCATACCAAGTTATGCGAGACAGAAAGCGAAAGAGATTGTAAAAATTCATCAAACAGCATTCAAATCTTTTTTTTATCGAAGTGTGTTGATTGGTGCGGGGTCTGATGCTGGTTCTCCTGCAACACCCCATCCCTCATTAATTAAAGAGCTTTTGACAATGAATAAACTTGTGTCTAATCCGAAAGATGTTTTAAAAACAGCTACTATTAATGCAGGCAAAATCATTGGGAAAAAAGTTGGAAAAGTACAGGAAGGTTATTTGGCAGATTTTGTTTTGGTGGAAGGGAACCCATTACAAAATTTAAAATCCCTTTATAATGTTAACCGAGTATTTTTAGGCGGGAATGAGGTAAGTTAG
- a CDS encoding fluoride efflux transporter FluC, whose amino-acid sequence MVKNYVVCGSCDRRCRRYCTSVLVHLCYQWVDCYQVDRSFSMGTWLVNVTGSLLLGCLLPFATLTDSAFISPVTTGMLGDYTTFLTFNVGAVQLWKRYFLGVKLISA is encoded by the coding sequence CTGGTCAAAAACTATGTCGTATGTGGCAGTTGCGATAGGCGGTGCCGTCGGTATTGCACTTCGGTGTTAGTTCACCTATGCTATCAGTGGGTGGACTGCTACCAAGTGGACAGGAGCTTTTCCATGGGCACGTGGCTTGTCAATGTGACTGGTTCCTTGTTGCTCGGATGTCTCCTGCCGTTTGCAACATTGACCGACAGTGCTTTCATATCGCCCGTGACGACAGGGATGCTCGGTGACTATACGACGTTTTTGACATTCAACGTGGGGGCCGTACAGCTGTGGAAGCGTTATTTTCTAGGTGTAAAGCTTATCTCTGCTTAA
- a CDS encoding TetR/AcrR family transcriptional regulator: MRRSDKKARILTAAYDVFGEKGYYAAKMDDIAELADVAKGTLYLYYANKEELFHAVIEKLLQDYVCTYENILNEPVPFTEKLTSLLRYQMLFVRDRYDFAVMNLREGPFNEAFRQKVAEAIEKTGHQFSRLLQETHPKTVDKKKAYFSYLCFSRMGDGMLGDILSSGCRLSDDMLEERAQFAANLFVNGLKQVLTDDAL; encoded by the coding sequence ATGCGTCGTTCTGACAAAAAAGCACGAATTTTAACGGCGGCGTATGACGTTTTTGGCGAAAAGGGCTATTACGCAGCCAAAATGGATGATATAGCAGAATTGGCAGATGTCGCTAAAGGGACGCTTTACTTGTACTATGCAAATAAGGAGGAATTGTTTCACGCAGTTATTGAAAAACTTTTACAAGATTACGTATGTACATATGAAAACATTTTAAACGAGCCTGTTCCGTTTACGGAAAAGCTGACATCCCTACTCCGGTATCAGATGCTGTTTGTTCGGGACAGGTACGATTTTGCGGTCATGAATCTCAGGGAAGGCCCGTTTAATGAGGCGTTTCGTCAGAAAGTAGCGGAAGCGATCGAAAAGACAGGTCACCAATTCAGCCGGCTTCTCCAGGAAACGCACCCTAAAACGGTTGATAAGAAAAAGGCATACTTCAGTTACTTGTGCTTCAGCCGTATGGGGGACGGGATGCTTGGAGACATCCTTTCGTCTGGGTGCCGTTTGTCAGACGACATGTTGGAGGAGCGTGCCCAGTTCGCGGCTAATTTGTTTGTGAACGGGTTAAAACAAGTGTTAACCGACGATGCACTGTAG